ATAAAAATTCTGACCAACTGGTCTCTCCAAAGAGGAGTCATGGTTATACTTCAGCAACTGAGAGAACAGATCACAAGAGTGACGTACACCAGAGATCATACTGTGATCTACATATGTGAAGACACTTGAGGTGACATTCTAGTGGTCAACAATAGACTACTGCAAGTTGCTGCAACTGTCAACTGTTACTCCTCTTGGTGACAACAGGgagaaaattgcttttaaaaacataactgcCAAAGCACCAACAATCAAAGTAATGAAtgacaactttatttttcttacacttTTAAGGCTGATGAAAAACCTTCATTTCAATTGAAAAGTATGGTAACTGTATTTactcattaattattattaaagttttcTAAAACACAACTTGAAAACATCCAGCATGCATGTTTAGTATCAGTACAATGAATTCAAGACCAAGTATACATGTTACATGCAGCAAAGCTAGATTACAAATTATCATagtcatcgtcatcatcatcgtcatcatcatcatcttcacgTTTTCTTTTCAATGCATTTGATGATTCATTGGCAGCATTTTGTGATGACACCATATTAGTGGTAATAAGAATGTTTTTGGACCCAATTAATGATGGATTAATCAGAACATTCTGAACTGCTGAGGTTGCAGGAATTGAAGCTTTTACAGCTGGAGACTGCGAAGTAGGCATCTGTACTGTAAACCTTTGACCTGTGAGGGACATGGGAGTCCCTACTTTAGTTGAAACAGACATGGTCTGTGGGGTTGGTGTGCCTAGTGTGGGAGTACTTGGTCTGCTAGTAACTGAACCAACACTTAACCGCGGGACTGTTATTCTTCCCGCAGAAGTTGATGcctttttctgtaaagatttCAGCCTATAGTTTGGAGCTGTTAAGCAGTATCTATCAGGTGGCAACCTAGGACCTGAATATGGCTTGATCAGTGGCAAAGGGGTTTGATTTCTTTGCCTTGCGATATCTAATAAAAAATCTCTTGGGGGAGGAGAGGTAAAAGACTGGTCAGCGCGGCACTGGATTGCCAATCGCACATCATCTGCATCAACGGTAGCTTTCTTAGCATGGCTTGAATAAATTTTTGCATCATCTAGAATTGTGGTCACATATCGGAAGGCAAACTCCAACATCTGATTTATAACTCTTGGCTCATATTCTGTAATCCCCATATCCTTCAGGATTTGTGCCATCATCTGTGCATCTTTCGGCATGCTCTTGGGAGAAGCCATCTTGCCAGACTCCATGATATCCGATGATCAGACTTTagatcatttgaaaaaaatatgtacattagATCAATCTGAAATAGTTACTTTAGTAGCAACTGtcaggaacttaaaaaaaattttaatctatgttaaactgtaaaaaaaaattttaaatttaaaccatatgttttcttaattttaatgaggcATACTTAAAGTCCCTTtaatttattgagttcctaccaTGTACAAATCATTGTCAACTATAAAAAGATGAAGACACAAATAAGGGAGTGATAAAAGATTAGGGGAAAAcagggtaaaataaataaaaacttctatCATCTTAGAATATATGCAGTTGCATGCAAACCTCACACTAAGATACCATAGCATAGTCATGTCCTACACCTGAGCTCAAAACAATCTCTTTCCAGTGAGACCAATACACTCACTGTGCTCATATATATGTTCAGCAGTACCAAACCTTTGTTTGCTCAACTTGAAAACATTCTCCTTATTCACATTCTACCTCTCCGAAATCCAGTCTCTTCATAGGAGCCTTCCCAACTATTCACAAGAATTGCTAGCCATTttcaaggaggaagggaaaatgcTCAAAATAACCAGGACATAGCATTAGACACTTAATATTTCTGTGGATTCCCTAAAAGAGTATATATTCTTTAATGGCAATCTGTTTTTTGTACCTTCTGACAATACCCAGCACTAACACTCCACTATcagacttaaaacaaaacaaaacaaaacaaatctaacACCAAAG
This sequence is a window from Papio anubis isolate 15944 chromosome 5, Panubis1.0, whole genome shotgun sequence. Protein-coding genes within it:
- the TAF9 gene encoding transcription initiation factor TFIID subunit 9; the protein is MESGKMASPKSMPKDAQMMAQILKDMGITEYEPRVINQMLEFAFRYVTTILDDAKIYSSHAKKATVDADDVRLAIQCRADQSFTSPPPRDFLLDIARQRNQTPLPLIKPYSGPRLPPDRYCLTAPNYRLKSLQKKASTSAGRITVPRLSVGSVTSRPSTPTLGTPTPQTMSVSTKVGTPMSLTGQRFTVQMPTSQSPAVKASIPATSAVQNVLINPSLIGSKNILITTNMVSSQNAANESSNALKRKREDDDDDDDDDDDYDNL